The genomic window GTCGCAGGGGCGTCACTGATGGCCGACAACTGGCAGCGTGCACTACCCGCCTTCGGATTGACGCCTCGGTTGTTCGCCCCCTCGGGATCGGCGAGAAGGACCCACGATTCCGACTCGGTCACCTTCAGGACTATGCGGAATGTGGGGTACCCCGGTGATTGGCACGCCCGCTTCTCCCTACTGGCGGAGTTGCGCCGGGTGGGTCCCGACAGGCCGGACGCCATCATCGTCGCCACCCCGCTTCGGGTGGGGACGTTGGGACTCGCCACTGCGTCCATCCATGGCATTCCGCTCGTGGTCGTGCACTCGAGCGACATGTCTTCGATCGCCGAATACTTCGGTTCGTTTCGAGCGATGGCGTCCGCTGCATCGAAGCTCCTCGGCCTACATCTGCTCAGCGCGCCGGTACGTAGTGCCTTCTGGCGGCGTGAGGCGATGGCGGCAGCATTCCGCACACGTCGCCACGCGGGCGTGATCACTGTGCACGGCATCCGCGCCATCTACTCGGAGGCGGCTGCGATAGTCGTGTTGGGGGAGAAGATGCGGCGGGAGGTGGACTCCTGGAACATGACCGTTCCGGTGCACACCATTCCACTCGGCGTCGACAGGCTTCCGGTTCGAGACTCGCCCGTCACGGTGAAGTGGCCGGAGGGGCGATTGCGGTTGCTGTATGTCGGCCGCTTCTCTCGTGAGAAGAATGTCGAACTGCTGATCCACGCTGTGCGGCACGCAACTGATCGAGGTGTCGATGTCCACCTTGCATTGTGCGGCGAAGGACACATGGTCCGCCGACTTCGTGCGTTGGTTACCGAGCTGGGTCTCGACGACCGCGTCGATCTGATCGGTCCGTTCCCCCATGACGAGCTCCAGGCGGTCTATTCGAGCGCGGACGTGTTCGTGTTTCCGTCGAGGGCGGATTCGCAGGCGATGGCGCTGAACGAGGCTGCGCTCGAGGGACTTCCAATGATCGGATGCGACCCGCACGTCAACGCGGTGCTGGTCGACGGCCAGTCCGGAATCGTGATCGAAGACGACGCGGAACAGTGGGCTGGAGCCATCGAAACGATGACCGATGCGGACGTTCGCCGGTCTTTCGGGCTGCGAGCGCGTGAACTGGCCGAACGATCGTCCGAAAAGTCACAGATGTTCAAACTCGCGTCCGTCGTACATGACGCAATCGATCGCGCACGCTCCGGGCATTGACGCGGTGCCGGAAACTCGAAGCCTCGGCGCGCGTAGCAGGACTGTTGCACTATCCCCGCATCTCGACGACGCGGCGCTGTCCGCGGGAGGTTATCTGGCTGGGCGTATCGCCGAGGGCGCGCCTGCATCGGTCGTGTCGTTCTTCACCGCGGGACCCGAGCTGCCGACGCTTGCACCGAAGCTGCGGGTGTTCGGCGACTATTCCACTCGAATCCGCGAGGACGACGAGGCGATGGGCGTGTTGGGGGTTCAAGCCCGACGAATCGGGTTTCACGAGCGGATTTTCAGAGATCCGCCGCTGTCGCGATTGATCCAGGTGTTCCGGACCCCGGCAAGCGCAAACGAATTCGGCAAATTGGACTCCGTTCGCGAGGTTGTCCTCGAGATTCTCGCCGACGAGGATGTCGAGCTGCTGGCACCCCTCGGCGTCGGGAATCACGTCGACCACGTCGAGGTAGCCGTCGCTGCGCTTCACGCCGCTCGGGCGTGCGATGCCTTCGACCGCGTGTGGTTCTACGAGGACTTCTATGCGCTGTCGGAGTTGGCGCGTCGGCGTCATCCGGTGACGGCGCAGGCGCCCCTCGATGTCAGGAGCGCCGCGGGATGGGCGAGCCCGATTGCAGGCCTACGAACGGAATGCATCGCCCTGTTCGGTCGGGGACCGGCGAGCACCGAGCTGTTCGACGGCGATCTCGTGTGGACGATGCACTCCGAGAGCGTCGACGAACAGGAAACAACCAAACTCGCGGCAGTCGAGAAGTACCAGACGCAGACGGCGGAACTGGGTGGCGACCGGCAGTTGCGGGCAATGATCCGCCGCGCCCATTCGGGGCGCGGCGGCGAGCGATTCTGGTCGGCACGTCCGCGCTGAGGAACTTACCGATCGAGGATCAGACGCAGGGGGCTTGACCCATCGCGAGGATTTGGCACGCGCTCGCGTCGGACACTTTCCATCTGCCGTCGACCAGAACCCAGGTGTTCGGGGTAGGTGCGGTGGCACCGCGAGTGGTCGCGATGGTCACGGGCGCGGTTGCGGTCTCGCCTTCGACGCTCGGGGTGTCCACCTCGAACGTGATGGCGCCGTAGTTCGCCAACGCCGCTGTCATCTGTTCGAGATTTGCGAGACGGGTGCGACCGTTCTCGATCGTGTCCGCCTTGGTAGCCGCATCGACGTTCGGGTCGACGAGGAGAGCCAGTGACTGGGTCAGCTCTGCCGTTGTCGGGGCAGGCGCGGCCGCAGCTTCGGTCGTCTCCGAGATCGTCGGGGCCGAGGAATCCGAAATGTGATCGGCGTGATCGGAATCATCGCCGGAGCTGCATCCAGCGATGAGAATCGCGGCTGAGGCGGCCGCCAACACTGCTACCGATTTCTGCATTTTCACTGGTGAAGGCTCCTTCTCGTAAAGCGCAGGCGCGGCTTTGTCAGGCGAGGCTAACATGGCCGAACTCGGCTTCGTCGTTGCTGCCTTGCCAGGTAAGCAACACCACCGGGACGTGTCCACACGCACTTTTGCGCTCGTGCCGGTAGCGTTGACAGATCTTCACTGGGAGGAGTCGCTCATGAGCTCAACAGACAATCCGGATTCGGCTGCGGCCAGAGCGGAACTGGAAGACTTGCGTATCGAGGCGGCGTCGCTCAGACGCCAACTCGGTCAACTCGGAGAGTCACCGGAGCACGTACGCGAACTGGAGACACGCATCGACTCTCTGTCGCTGCGCAACTCCAAGTTGATGGACACGCTCAAGGAAGCCCGTCAACAGTTGATCGCCTTGCGGGAGGAGGTCGATCGTCTCGGGCAACCGCCGAGCGGCTACGGAATTCTCATGTCCGTCCACGAGGACGACACCGTCGACGTCTTCACATCCGGTCGCAAGATGCGACTGGCATGCTCGCCCAACATCGAGGCCGGCACGCTCGCACCGGGCCAGACGGTTCGACTCAACGAAGCACTCACGATCGTGGAGGCCGGATCGTTCGAGCAGGTGGGTGAAATAAGCACTCTCCGCGAGCTTCTCGGTGACGGCACCCGCGCGTTGGTCGTCGGGCACGCCGACGAGGAGCGTGTTGTGTGGTTGGCCAAACCTCTGTACGAGATGGCAAACGACGATTCACCGGATGACCCCGACGAGCCGTCACGCAAACTGCGCCCCGGCGACTCGCTGTTGGTGGACACCAAGGCCGGCTACGCGTTCGAGCGCGTTCCCAAAGCCGAGGTCGAGGACCTGGTGCTGGAAGAGGTTCCCGACGTCGGATACGAGGACATCGGCGGCCTGGGTCGCCAGATCGAACAGATCCGGGACGCAGTGGAACTCCCGTTCCTGCACAAGGATCTGTTTCGCGAGTATTCGTTGCGGCCACCGAAGGGCGTGCTGCTCTACGGACCTCCCGGGTGCGGCAAGACGCTGATTGCGAAGGCGGTCGCGAACTCGCTCGCCAAGAAGATCGCAGAGGCACGCGGACAGGATGCGAAAGAGGCGAAGTCCTTCTTCCTCAACATCAAAGGCCCCGAACTGCTCAACAAGTTCGTCGGTGAAACCGAACGGCACATCAGACTCATTTTCCAACGTGCACGCGAGAAGGCATCGGAGGGCACGCCTGTCATCGTGTTCTTCGACGAGATGGACTCGATCTTCCGTACTCGCGGCTCGGGGGTGTCCTCGGACGTCGAGACGACCGTTGTTCCGCAGCTTCTCGCCGAGATCGACGGCGTCGAGGGGCTGGAAAACGTCATCGTCATCGGTGCATCCAACCGCGAGGACATGATCGATCCGGCGATCCTGCGACCCGGCAGGCTCGATGTGAAGATCAAGATCGAGCGGCCCGACGCAGAATCGGCTCAGGACATCTTCTCGAAGTACCTGACCGATTCACTCCCGGTCAACGCAGACGATCTTGCCGAATTCGGTGGCGATCGTGCTGCGTGCATCCGCGCGATGATCGAACGTGTCGTCGAGCGGATGTACGCCGAGAGCGAGGACAACCGGTTCCTCGAGGTCACCTACGCCAACGGAGACAAGGAAGTTCTGTACTTCAAGGACTTCAACTCGGGCGCAATGATTCAGAACATCGTCGACAGGTCGAAAAAATACGCGATCAAGTCGGTCCTGGAATCGGGTACCCCAGGTCTTCGTGTTCAGCACCTTTTCGACTCCATCGTCGACGAGTTCGCCGAGAACGAGGATCTGCCCAACACCACCAACCCCGACGACTGGGCGCGGATCTCGGGCAAGAAGGGCGAGAGGATCGTCTACATCCGCACGTTGGTCACCGGGAAGACCGCGAGCGCATCGCGGGCGATCGACACCGAGTCCAACACCGGGCAATACCTGTAGAAGCATCACCTGTAGGAGCATCACCGAGAACGCTGTTCGTCGCCCGTGCACGGGCGCCGAACAGCGTTTCTTCGGTTTCCTGCTCCGTCGACGGTGACGCTCGGTGCGCTCCCACCGTCGACGATCACCTAGGCTCGGCGGTATGGAGCGCATCATCGGCATCGAGGTCGAGTACGGAATATCCTCTCCCACCGAACCGACGGCCAATCCGATTCTCACGTCCACTCAGGCCGTTCTCGCCTACGCGGCTGCTGCGGGTGTCCCACGCGCGAAGCGCACGAGGTGGGACTACGAGGTCGAATCACCGCTGCGGGATGCTCGCGGATTCGATCTAGGGCGCTTCAGCGGACCGGCACCGGTCATCGACGCCGACGAGGTCGGCGCCGCGAACATGATCCTCACGAATGGGGCGCGGCTCTACGTCGACCACGCTCACCCCGAGTACTCCGCCCCCGAGGTCCGCGACCCGCTCGACGCCGTCATCTGGGACAAAGCCGGCGAGCGCGTGATGGAAGCGGCCGCGAGGCACGCCTCGAGTGTTCCCGGAGCCCCTCGACTGCAGCTCTACAAGAACAACGTCGACGGTAAAGGTGCGTCGTACGGCACCCACGAGAACTACCTGATGTCTCGGGCGACGCCGTTCTCGGCGGTCATCGCCGGCCTGTCGCCGTTCTTCGCCTCACGCCAGGTCTTCACCGGCTCCGGACGCGTCGGGATCGGCCAGTCGGGCGACGAGTCGGGGTTCCAGCTGTCGCAGCGCGCGGACTACATCGAGGTCGAGGTGGGGCTCGAGACCACGCTCAAGCGCGGGATCATCAACACTCGCGACGAACCGCACGCAGACGCCGACAAGTACCGCCGACTGCACTGCATTATCGGCGACGCCAACCTCGCCGAGATGGCCACGTATCTCAAGGTCGGTACGACCGCGCTCGTTCTGGACATCATCGAAGCCGGGGTCGATCTGTCCGACCTACAGCTGGCCAGACCCGTCACCGCTGTTCACCAGATCAGTCACGACCCCACACTGCGGCAGGCAGTTGCCCTGGCTGACGGTCGCGAGTTGACTGCACTTGCGCTGCAGCGCATTTACCACCAACGCGTAGCCAAGTTCGTGGCGAGTGAGGGCAACGACGACCCGCGCGTCGCGGACATCCTCGACAAATGGGCGATGGTTCTGGATCTGCTCGAGCGCGACCCGATGGAGTGCGCGGACTTGCTCGACTGGCCGGCCAAGTTGCGGCTGCTCGAGGGTTTTCGCCAACGCGAAGGCCTGGGGTGGTCGGCGCCCCGGCTACATCTCGTCGACCTGCAGTACTCCGACGTTCGACTGGACAAAGGGCTGTACAACCGACTCGTCGCCAGAGGTTCGATGAAGCGTCTGGTCACCGAACAGCAGGTGCTCGACGCCATCTCGACACCTCCGTCGGACACCCGCGCGTACTTCCGCGGGGAGGTGCTTCGCAAGTTCGGCGCCGATATCGCGGCCGCGAGTTGGGATTCGGTCATCTTCGATCTCGGTGGGGACTCGCTTGTGCGGATCCCGACCCTCGAACCCCTTCGCGGCAGCAAAGCGCATGTCGGCGATCTGCTCGAGTCGGCCGAGACCGCGGCTGAACTCGTCGAGCAACTGACCACCTGACGAGATCCGCGGTGTCTTGTCGCCCCTGGAGGGGTCCGAATCGGTAGGGTGAAGGTCCGAGCAGGTATGGCGAATACGTAAGGAGGTCGGCGACTATGGCACAAGAGCAGACACGGCGCTCTGGCGGTGGCGACGGCGACGACGAGGTCCCCGGCGAGGCCGGTGGTGGTCAGGAACGACGCGAGAAGCTTGCGGAAGAAACCGACGACCTCCTCGACGAGATCGACGACGTGCTCGAGGAGAACGCAGAAGACTTCGTGCGTGCCTACGTCCAGAAGGGCGGCCAGTGACGGTGGATCGTACGGCCAATTCGGCATCAGCCGACCTACTGCCGCAATTCGGTTCGCATCATTCTTCGTTCATCGATCACCTTCGCGATCACGCACCGCACCTCCTTCCGGAGAATCGGATGACTCCACCCAACAGTTCCATGTCCGATGTGGCCCCGCATGGCACGACCATCGTGGCGGTGACCTTCGCGGGTGGGGTTCTGCTTGCCGGTGATCGTCGCGCAACCCAGGGCAATCTGATTGCCAACCGGGACATGCAGAAGGTGTTCGTCACCGATGAGTACTCGGCGGCAGGCATCGCCGGCACCGCGGGAATCGCTATCGAACTGGTGCGGTTGTTCGCGGTCGAACTCGAACATTACGAAAAGATCGAGGGAGTTCCGCTCACCTTCAACGGCAAGGCGAACAAGCTGTCGTCGATGGTGCGCAGCAACCTGGGTGCGGCAATGCAGGGTCTGGCCGCCGTCCCTCTTCTCGCCGGGTTCGACGTCGACATCTCCGATCCGGAGCGTGCCGGGCGGATCGTGTCCTACGACGTGGTCGGTGGACGATACGAGGAGAGATCCGGGTATCACGCGGTGGGATCCGGATCGTTGTTTGCGAAATCGGCCCTGAAGAAGTTGTACGCACCAGGTCTGAGCGAAGACGACGCGCTCCGGGCGGTCGTCGAATCGCTGTTCGACGCCGCAGACGACGATTCGGCCACCGGTGGTCCCGACATCACCCGTGGGATCTATCCGACCGCCGTGACCATCACCAGTGTGGGGGCGACCGAGGTCGCCGAAGCGCGCATATCCGAGGCAGCCCGCGGCGTCGTTGCCGAGCGTGCTGCGCTTGCCGCGCAGGCACAGAACGGGGGGACTGCCTCATGACCATGCCGTATTACGCGTCGGCCGAACAGATCATGCGCGACCGTTCGGAGTTGGCGCGCAAGGGAATCGGCCGCGGACGAAGCGTCATCGTGTTGTCGTTCGCCGACGGCGTCCTCTTCGTAGCCGAGAACCGGTCGTCGGCGCTTCACAAGGTCAGCGAGCTGTACGACCGCCTCGGCTTCGCCGCGGTAGGAAAGTACAACGAGTTCGAGAACCTTCGTAAGGCGGGCATTCTGCACGCAGATACCAAGGGGTACACCTACGACAGACGCGACGTCACAGGACGCTCCCTGGCCAAGACGTATGCGCAGGCGCTCGGCACTATCTTCACCGAGCAACTCAAACCGTACGAGGTGGAGATCTGTGTTGCCGAGGTCTCGCATTCGGACGAGCCGGTAGCGAGCCAGCTGTACCGCATCACCTACGACGGCTCGATCGTCGACGAGCAGGATTTCGTCGTCATGGGTGGCACGACCGAACCGATCGTGACGGCTCTGCGCGAGTCGTACCGTCCCGGCCTGGATCTTGCGACCGCGGTGGCGATTTCGGTGGCAGCGCTCGCCGCTGGAGCCACACCGCCGCCGAACGGCGGTGAGACGGAGAAGAAGCCCTTGGAGGTGAGCTCGCTCGAGGTCGCAGTACTGGACCAGGCTCGCCCTCGGCGTGCGTTCAGACGTATCGCCGGCGCAGCGCTGCAGGAGATGCTTCCGGCAGAGCCCGAAGCAGTGACGCCGGAACCGTCTGTCGACGAGTGAAAACCACCGATGTCGAGTAGCTAGCCGATCTCGTCGCGACCGGTTGGATCTTCTCGAAGCGGCCTCGTTCCCTACCTTTCTCGGTAGCGAACGAGGCCGTTGTCATCTGTCTCGGTAGCGAACGAGACCGTTGTCATCTGTCTCGGTAGAGAACGAGACCGCTGTCATCGACGCCGAAGGCGAACGTCCGTCCGTCCGCAGTCACCTCTCCGTCCGTCGCGAGTGCGACCTCGGGGCCGATCACATCGACCTCGAGGGTGCGTGCGGACGAGTGAACGTACGTGGCCGACGAACCGAGCGTTCCCGTCAGGGCTGCGATGATCAGCCGGGTTCTCGACAAGAACGGTGTCGAGGGTAGGTAGCGGATGTCGAGTGTGCCGGATCCGATCGACGGACGTGACATGGGCACCTGGTCGCTCGGCGAGTACTGGCCGTTGCCGACGAACAGCATCCACACCGATTGCGGTCTGCCGTCCAGCGTGATCTCCAACGGCTGCGCTTTGGCCAGAACTCGAGTCATGGCCACTGCGGCAGCGGGCCATTTACCGATGCGCGACTGCAGCTTCCCTCGCAACCGTACGGAATCGGGATAGCCGCCGAACGTCGCGGTGTTGACGAACGGGACACCGTCCTTGCCGTCTACGACGACTCGGGCGAGATCCACATGCGCGGCCGTGCCGCGCTGTACCGCCGAGGCCGTGGATTCCACGTCCGCGACGCCGGCATCACGGGCGAAGTGGTTGAGCGTGCCGCCGGGGAACACCGCCAGCGGAAGCCTGTGTCGAACGGCAGATTCTGCGACGCTCACAATCGTTCCGTCACCGCCGCAGACGCCGAGAGCTCGTGGTCCGAGCGCGGTGATCCGGTCCTCGAGTTGGTCGGTGAAGTCGCCCTCTGCATCCGGCTCGAAGATCTCTGCGTCGGGGAGAAGCTCGCGAATCGATTTCTCGGTGGTGTCATCCGAACCGGACCCCGGATTGAGAAGAACGAGCAGGCCCCGTCCTCCGGGTAGTGCGGCGACCTCGACTTCTTCGCCGAGCACCGCCGGCTCCTCGGTACGAACGGCCCACCATCGACGTGTCGACAGCGCGATGGCGCTACCCAAAGCTGCGCCCGCCACCACGTCGGACGGCCAGTGAACACCGGTATGCACCCTCGAATAGCAGACTGCGGCAGCCACAGGCGCCAGGATCGCTCCTGCGAGTGGACTTTCGAGAGCAACGCCGGTCACGAATGCGGCGGCCGATGCCGAATGTCCCGACGGGAAGGACGAGGACACCGGTGGCGACAGCAGCCTGCGGACCAATGGAGTTCGCTCGAACTCTGGTCGGCTTCGGGGAAAGAGTGGCTTGAGCACTCCATTCGCGAGTGCGCTTGCCCCCCGCCACGGCAAGCAGACCGCGCACAGCACCTCTCCTTGTCGGGCCGGGACGCATCGCCAGCGCTCCCGCAGCCGCGACCCACAACCGAGAGTGATCCGCCGACTTGCTGAGCGAGCGCAATCCCGAGTCGGCAGTGGAGGCTCGACTCGCTGCCGCAGCGTCGAAGAGTCGGACGTCCCACGCATGGATTCGGTCGGGCAATGGCAAGGGTGTCTCGGTCACACGATTCACCCTAGGCGTCGCAGAGAACCGACACAGCCGGCGTCGCCTCGCTACGGCGCTCGTTGGGGGAGTGTGCGTTGTACTGTCGAAGCGTGCAGCGACGAATTATGGGCATCGAGACCGAGTTCGGTGTCACGTGTACCTTTCACGGGCACAGGCGGCTGAGTCCGGACGAGGTGGCGCGCTACCTGTTCAGAAGAGTCGTGTCGTGGGGGCGCAGCTCCAACGTGTTCCTGCGCAACGGTGCACGGCTCTATCTCGACGTCGGTTCCCATCCGGAGTACGCGACCGCCGAATGCGACAGTCTCCTGCAGCTGGTCACCCACGACCGGGCTGGGGAGCGGGTGCTGGAGGATCTCCTCGTCGACGCCGAACAGCGTCTGGCCGAGGAGGGTATCGGCGGCGACATCTATCTGTTCAAGAACAACACCGATTCCGCAGGCAATTCGTACGGCTGCCACGAGAACTATCTGGTGCAGCGTGCAGGCGAGTTCTCACGCATCTCGGACGTTCTCCTGCCGTTCCTCGTCACACGACAGCTGATCTGCGGCGCGGGCAAGATTCTGCAGACACCGAAGGCTGCGACGTTCTGCCTCTCTCAACGCGCCGAGCACATCTGGGAGGGTGTGTCGTCTGCAACCACGCGGTCCAGGCCCATTATCAACACCCGTGACGAGCCCCATGCGGACGCGGAGAAGTACCGTCGTCTGCACGTCATCGTCGGCGATTCCAACATGGCCGAGACGACCACGATGCTCAAGGTCGGCACAGCTGCTCTCGTGTTGGAGATGATCGAGGCTGGTGTGTCGTTCCGAGACTTCGCTCTCGACAATCCGATTCGCGCGATCCGCGAAGTCAGTCACGATCTGACCGGTCGCCGGCCGGTCCGGCTCGCCGGAGGGCGACAGGCGAGCGCACTGGAGATTCAGCGTGAGTACTACGCCCGCGCCGTCGAGCACCTCCGGACGCGCGAACCCAATACTCAGGTCGAGCAGGTCGTAGACCTGTGGGGTAGGACGCTCGACGCCGTCGAGGCCCAGGATTTCGCGAAGGTCGACACGGAGATCGACTGGGTTATCAAGCGGAAGTTGTTCCAGCGTTATCAGGACCGCTACTCGATGGAACTGTCCGATCCCAAGATCGCACAACTCGATCTCGCGTACCACGACATCAAACGAGGCCGCGGAGTGTTCGATCTGCTGCAGCGCAAAGGGTTGGCCAAGCGAGTCACCGAGGATGAACAGATCGACGAAGCCGTAGAGCTTCCCCCACAGACGACACGCGCCAAGTTGAGAGGCGAATTCATCACGGCCGCGCAGGAGGCAGGTCGCGATTTCACCGTCGACTGGGTCCATCTCAAGCTCAATGACCAGGCCCAGCGCACCGTTCTGTGCAAAGACCCGTTCCGGTCCGTCGACGAACGGGTCGAACGCCTCATCGCGTCGATGTAGCCGACCCGCGTCGGACCGATAGGGTTCACAGGGTGGCGATCACCAAAGTCGAGCGGTTGATGAACCTTGTCATCTGTCTGCTGTCGACGCGTCAGTTCGTGACGGCGGAACGGATCAAGGACAGTGTGGCCGGATACGGCGACTCCGGGAGCGTCGAGGCTTTCAGTCGAATGTTCGAGCGCGACAAGAACGAGCTTCGTGATCTCGGTGTTCCTCTCGAGACCGGCATCTCCGTCGGGAACGGCGGCGTCGAGGGGTATCGCATCAATCGAGACGCCTACGAATTGCCGGACATCGACCTGACACGCGAGGAGTCCGCTGCCGTCGCCGTTGCCGTGCAGTTGTGGGAATCGCCGGAACTCACCTCGGCGGCGCAGAGTGCGTTGGTGAAGTTGCGCGCAGCGGGAATTCAGGTGGATCAGGACGAATCGGCGGCATCGGTCACTGCCGTTCCAGCGAGGACCAGAGGTTCGGAGCCCGCTCTCGGTGCTTTGCTCGCGGCGATCGACGCCGGTCGCTCGGTGCGGTTCCAGCACCGCGGCTCGACGACCGATCCGTTCACCACCCGCACAGTCGAGCCATGGGGTGTGGTCACGTTTCGCGGCCGGTGGTACCTCGTGGGACACGACGTCGACCGCGAGGACACGAGGACGTTCCGGCTGTCCCGAATCGGGGACGATGTCGCCGCCTTCGGCCCGGCAGGGAGCGTGCGCAAGCCAGACGAGATCGATCTGCAGGCAATCGTCGAGCGGGTCGCTGGTACAGCCGAGGTCAACGGAAGCGCGACGGTATGGGTCGCATCCGACGGCGCGACCGAGATCAGGCGAATGGGGTCCGTCGTGGAGGAACGAGTCGTCGGCGGGCGCCGAGGGTCGGTCGTGCGGATGCCGGTGCGATCCTGGGAGTGGGTGACGCGCTTGATCGCCGGTCACGGTTCCGATGCGCTGGTGCTCGATCCGCCCGAACTGCGGGCCGACGTCGTTGCGACACTCGGTGCGGCCGTGTCGGAGGGCGTTCGATGAGCGCGAAACTCTCGGTCCGGCTCGCCCGGCTGCTCAACATGGTCCCGTTCTTTCTCGCGAACCCGGGAATGAGCGCGGCGGAAGCCGCCCGCGAGCTGGGCGTGTCGACTGCGACGCTGATGACGGACCTGAACCAGCTGTGGATGTGTGGTCTGCCCGGATACGGCCCGGGCGACCTGATCGACCTCTCGTTCTCGGAGGACAGCATCGAGGTGACGTTTTCGGCCGGGATGGACCGGCCCTTGAGGTTGACCTCGACGGAAGCGACCGCGTTGCTGGTCGCTCTCCGATCGCTCACGTCGATGCCGGGGATGGTCGATCCGAGCGCGGCGCAGAGCGCGATCGCCAAGA from Rhodococcus sp. P1Y includes these protein-coding regions:
- a CDS encoding glycosyltransferase, whose amino-acid sequence is MSSNHSNRTVWIYNDLPPGVVAGASLMADNWQRALPAFGLTPRLFAPSGSARRTHDSDSVTFRTMRNVGYPGDWHARFSLLAELRRVGPDRPDAIIVATPLRVGTLGLATASIHGIPLVVVHSSDMSSIAEYFGSFRAMASAASKLLGLHLLSAPVRSAFWRREAMAAAFRTRRHAGVITVHGIRAIYSEAAAIVVLGEKMRREVDSWNMTVPVHTIPLGVDRLPVRDSPVTVKWPEGRLRLLYVGRFSREKNVELLIHAVRHATDRGVDVHLALCGEGHMVRRLRALVTELGLDDRVDLIGPFPHDELQAVYSSADVFVFPSRADSQAMALNEAALEGLPMIGCDPHVNAVLVDGQSGIVIEDDAEQWAGAIETMTDADVRRSFGLRARELAERSSEKSQMFKLASVVHDAIDRARSGH
- a CDS encoding PIG-L deacetylase family protein: MTQSIAHAPGIDAVPETRSLGARSRTVALSPHLDDAALSAGGYLAGRIAEGAPASVVSFFTAGPELPTLAPKLRVFGDYSTRIREDDEAMGVLGVQARRIGFHERIFRDPPLSRLIQVFRTPASANEFGKLDSVREVVLEILADEDVELLAPLGVGNHVDHVEVAVAALHAARACDAFDRVWFYEDFYALSELARRRHPVTAQAPLDVRSAAGWASPIAGLRTECIALFGRGPASTELFDGDLVWTMHSESVDEQETTKLAAVEKYQTQTAELGGDRQLRAMIRRAHSGRGGERFWSARPR
- the arc gene encoding proteasome ATPase; translated protein: MSSTDNPDSAAARAELEDLRIEAASLRRQLGQLGESPEHVRELETRIDSLSLRNSKLMDTLKEARQQLIALREEVDRLGQPPSGYGILMSVHEDDTVDVFTSGRKMRLACSPNIEAGTLAPGQTVRLNEALTIVEAGSFEQVGEISTLRELLGDGTRALVVGHADEERVVWLAKPLYEMANDDSPDDPDEPSRKLRPGDSLLVDTKAGYAFERVPKAEVEDLVLEEVPDVGYEDIGGLGRQIEQIRDAVELPFLHKDLFREYSLRPPKGVLLYGPPGCGKTLIAKAVANSLAKKIAEARGQDAKEAKSFFLNIKGPELLNKFVGETERHIRLIFQRAREKASEGTPVIVFFDEMDSIFRTRGSGVSSDVETTVVPQLLAEIDGVEGLENVIVIGASNREDMIDPAILRPGRLDVKIKIERPDAESAQDIFSKYLTDSLPVNADDLAEFGGDRAACIRAMIERVVERMYAESEDNRFLEVTYANGDKEVLYFKDFNSGAMIQNIVDRSKKYAIKSVLESGTPGLRVQHLFDSIVDEFAENEDLPNTTNPDDWARISGKKGERIVYIRTLVTGKTASASRAIDTESNTGQYL
- the dop gene encoding depupylase/deamidase Dop; protein product: MERIIGIEVEYGISSPTEPTANPILTSTQAVLAYAAAAGVPRAKRTRWDYEVESPLRDARGFDLGRFSGPAPVIDADEVGAANMILTNGARLYVDHAHPEYSAPEVRDPLDAVIWDKAGERVMEAAARHASSVPGAPRLQLYKNNVDGKGASYGTHENYLMSRATPFSAVIAGLSPFFASRQVFTGSGRVGIGQSGDESGFQLSQRADYIEVEVGLETTLKRGIINTRDEPHADADKYRRLHCIIGDANLAEMATYLKVGTTALVLDIIEAGVDLSDLQLARPVTAVHQISHDPTLRQAVALADGRELTALALQRIYHQRVAKFVASEGNDDPRVADILDKWAMVLDLLERDPMECADLLDWPAKLRLLEGFRQREGLGWSAPRLHLVDLQYSDVRLDKGLYNRLVARGSMKRLVTEQQVLDAISTPPSDTRAYFRGEVLRKFGADIAAASWDSVIFDLGGDSLVRIPTLEPLRGSKAHVGDLLESAETAAELVEQLTT
- a CDS encoding ubiquitin-like protein Pup, giving the protein MAQEQTRRSGGGDGDDEVPGEAGGGQERREKLAEETDDLLDEIDDVLEENAEDFVRAYVQKGGQ
- the prcB gene encoding proteasome subunit beta translates to MTVDRTANSASADLLPQFGSHHSSFIDHLRDHAPHLLPENRMTPPNSSMSDVAPHGTTIVAVTFAGGVLLAGDRRATQGNLIANRDMQKVFVTDEYSAAGIAGTAGIAIELVRLFAVELEHYEKIEGVPLTFNGKANKLSSMVRSNLGAAMQGLAAVPLLAGFDVDISDPERAGRIVSYDVVGGRYEERSGYHAVGSGSLFAKSALKKLYAPGLSEDDALRAVVESLFDAADDDSATGGPDITRGIYPTAVTITSVGATEVAEARISEAARGVVAERAALAAQAQNGGTAS
- the prcA gene encoding proteasome subunit alpha, encoding MTMPYYASAEQIMRDRSELARKGIGRGRSVIVLSFADGVLFVAENRSSALHKVSELYDRLGFAAVGKYNEFENLRKAGILHADTKGYTYDRRDVTGRSLAKTYAQALGTIFTEQLKPYEVEICVAEVSHSDEPVASQLYRITYDGSIVDEQDFVVMGGTTEPIVTALRESYRPGLDLATAVAISVAALAAGATPPPNGGETEKKPLEVSSLEVAVLDQARPRRAFRRIAGAALQEMLPAEPEAVTPEPSVDE
- the pafA gene encoding Pup--protein ligase; this encodes MQRRIMGIETEFGVTCTFHGHRRLSPDEVARYLFRRVVSWGRSSNVFLRNGARLYLDVGSHPEYATAECDSLLQLVTHDRAGERVLEDLLVDAEQRLAEEGIGGDIYLFKNNTDSAGNSYGCHENYLVQRAGEFSRISDVLLPFLVTRQLICGAGKILQTPKAATFCLSQRAEHIWEGVSSATTRSRPIINTRDEPHADAEKYRRLHVIVGDSNMAETTTMLKVGTAALVLEMIEAGVSFRDFALDNPIRAIREVSHDLTGRRPVRLAGGRQASALEIQREYYARAVEHLRTREPNTQVEQVVDLWGRTLDAVEAQDFAKVDTEIDWVIKRKLFQRYQDRYSMELSDPKIAQLDLAYHDIKRGRGVFDLLQRKGLAKRVTEDEQIDEAVELPPQTTRAKLRGEFITAAQEAGRDFTVDWVHLKLNDQAQRTVLCKDPFRSVDERVERLIASM